The nucleotide sequence CCGAACGAGAGCAGCTTCACGGGCATGAGGCCCTGGTCGTGGTAGCAGGCGAGCACGCAGTCGAACTCCTTGCGCGCGGCCCGCAGGAACACGGTGTCGGCCGGCAGCGGCCCGGTCACGTCCAGGCCTTCGCGCTGCGCGTCCCGCACGGCCGGCGCGATCACCTCCATCTCCTCCGTGCCCATCAGGCCGCCCTCGCCGGCGTGGGGGTTGAGGCCGGCGACCGCGATGCGGGGGACGCGTGTCACCCCGAAATACGGCAGCTCTCCCGCCGTCAGGCGCAGCGTGCTCAGGATGAGGTCGCGCGTGATGAGGCGCGGCACGTCGCGCAGCGCCACGTGCACGGTGGCGAGCACGACGCGCAGCTTCGGCGAGTGGAACATCATGGCGACGTCCGAGACGCCGCACAGGTGGGCGAGGAGGTCCGTGTGGCCCTTCCAGCCGAGCCCGGCGGCGGCGAACGCCGCCTTGTTCACGGGCGCGGTCGCGATGCCGTGCACCACGTGGTGCCGCGCGTCCTCGACGGCCCGGACGATCGCGTCGAACGCCGCGCGCCCGGCCTGCGGACTGATCTCGCCCACCTTCACCGGCGTCTCGGTCCGGGCCGGATAGATCACGGGATCGCAGACGGCCAGGACGCGTGGATCGGCGGCCGCCCTGGCGGCGATCTCGGGGCCGATGCCCGCCGGGTCGCCCTCGGTAATCGCCACGCGCGGCTTCATCGGCACAGGATACCAGCCTCACGGCCGCGGCCCGCGGCCCGATCAGAGCTCGGCGGCCACCCACTCCACGACGAGTTTCGTCCCCGCGTTCCGCTCGAGCGCGGCAACGCCGCGGTCGAGCGTCGCGAAGGCGGTACGCGCCCGCGGAGCCGGCAGGAGGCGGGCGAGACGCTCGAGCACGTCGGCGATGTCCCCGTTGGCCAGGAGCCGCCGGTCGGAGCCGGCGTGCAGCACCGACACGTCCCTGACGATGGACGCCGCCACCCGCAGCACCGCTTCGACTTCCTGGCGGCTCTTCTCCCGCGACTTCTCGCCGACCACCGCCTTCGCGATGGCGAGCCGCCCGGCCATGTCCGGCGCGCCGGCGGCCCGCAGCAGATCGGTGGCGGCCTCGCGGGTCCCGGCCAGCGAATCGGACCCGAGCGCCAGCGCCGCGCCCACACTGCCGTCGGCCAGCATGGCGAGCCGGTGGGCCTCGGCGGCGGGCACCTCGTGATCGCGCACCAGGATCCGCTCGACGTCCTCGGCCGGCAGGCGGCCGAAGGTAAGGCGCATGGTGCGGGACCGCACGGTGCGCAGCAGGGAATCGGGCGCGGCCGACGTCAGGACGAACATCGTGGCCGGCGGAGGCTCCTCGAGCGACTTCAGGAGGGCGTTCTGGGCCTGTTCCATCAGGGCGTCGGCCTCGCGCACGAGCACCACGCGCCGCAGGCCCTCGAACGGCCGGAACGCGCAACGCTCCAGCGCGTCGCGGACCACGTCCACCTTGATCTTGCCCGTCTCGTCGGGGACCAGCGCGAGCACGTCCACGTGCACGTCCCGGGCGATGCGGCCGCAGGAGCGGCACTCGCCGCAGGCATCGCCCCCGGCGGGCGCCTGGCAGTTGACGGCCTCGGCCAGCGCGCGCGCGACCCGCCACTTGCCGACGCCCGCGGGCCCGGCGAAGAGCAGCGTCGCCGGCACGCTCCCGCGCTCGACGGCGCGCATGAGGAGCGCCGTCAGGTGACGGTGACCGAGAATCGAGCGGAATGGCATGCGGCGTGACCGTCCCGTCAGTGGATGCGGACCGGCGCCGGGTCCGGGCCGGCCGCGGCGCCGAGGCCCGATACGAACGTGGGCAGCCAGCGGCCCAGGATGCGGTGGATGGCGGCGCCATCGCCCGCGGCGGCCGCGCGCGTGAGGCCCGCGAGCAGGGCATCCAGCGCCGCGTCGTCGGCCATCGACGCCCGCTCGACCACCCGCAGCACTTCCCCGTCGCCGATCGGCGTGGTTTCGCTGTCGGCCTCCCACAGCACCTCTTCGAGCTTCTCGCCCGGCCGGAGCCCCGTGTAGGCGATGGGAATGGAGCCCGGCGTGAGACCGGACAGCCGGATGAGATCGCCGGCGAGATCCACGATGCGGACGGGCTCGCCCATGTTCAGGACGAAGAGCTCGCCGCCTGCCGCGAGGCCGCCGGCCTTCACCACCAGATAGACGGCCTCCGGGATCGTCATGAAGAAGCGGCGCATCTCGGGGTGCGTCAGCGTCAGGGGGCCGCCGCGCGCGATCTGCGACTTGAAGAACGGCACCACGGAGCCGCGGCTCCCCAGCACGTTGCCGAACCGCACGGCCACGTACGCCTTGCGATGCCGCACCGCGGCCCGGCGGACGATCGCCTCGGCGACGCGCTTCGACGCGCCCATGATGCTCGTGGGCGCCACGGCCTTGTCGGTCGAGATGAGCACGAAGCGGTCGACGCCGTGCCGGATCGCGGCGTCCACGACCACCTGCGTCCCGAGGACGTTGTTGGTGACGGCCTCTTCGGGGTCGGACTCCATCAGGGGCACGTGCTTGTGGGCGGCCGCGTGGAAGACCACGTCGGGCGCGAAGCGCGAGAAGACGGCGTCCATCCGCCCGGCGTCCCGCACGTCGGCGATGACGGCGTGCAGTTCGGCGGCCGGGTAGAGATCCCGCAGGCGGTTGGCCGCGTCGAAGATGCTGTTCTCGCCGTGGCCGACCAGGACGAGGCGCGAGGCGCCGGCGCGCGTGACCTGTCGGCAGAGCTCGCTGCCGATGGAGCCGCCGGCGCCGGTCACGAGCACGGTCTTGCCCCCCAGGTAGAGGCCGGCCACCGATTGCGCCCGGATCGGCCGCCGCCTGAGCAGGTCCGCGATGTCCACCTCCCGCAGCCGGTTCACGGCGACGCCGCCGTCGAGCAGTTCGAACACGCCGGGCACCGATCGGACCTGCACGTCGGCGCGGCGTCCGGCGTCGATCACGTCGCGGATGACCGCGCCGTCGGCCGTCGGCATCGCGATGACCACCTGGTCCACGCCCTCGCGGTGGACGATCGACTCCAGGTCGGCGAGCGCGCCGAGCACGGGGATGCCGTGGATCCGCTTGCCGCGCTTCTGGCGCTGGTCGTCCAGGTAGCCGATGGGCCGCATGCCGAGCTGCGGGTTCTTCTGCATCTCGCGGACGACCAGCTCGCCGGCGTCGCCGGCCCCGGCGACGAGCACCTTGCGCGTCTCGCCCGCGGGCGGGCCGGACGCGGGCGCCCCGCGGGACAGCGACTCGCCCACCACGCGAATGGAGAGCCGGATGCCGGCCACGCAGGCCATCGTCAGCAGCCAGTCGATGGCCAGCACCGACCGCGGGAAGAACGGCACGAACCGTCCGATGACGCCCTGCGCGACGACGACCGCCAGAAGCGTGCTCGCGGCCGACACGGCCAGGAAGACCACCGACAGGTCGCGCGTGCCGGCATAACGCCAGAAGCGGCGGTACAGCCCGAACACGTAGAAGACGGCCGGCTTGACCAGGAAGGCGGCCGCGAGGAAGTAGCGGAACGCCGCCACGTACTCGGGCTGTCCCGTGAAGAACCAGTCGAGGCGCAGGACGAACGCCCCGAGCACGCAGAGCGCGATGGCCACCAGATCGGCCACGAACACGTACCGGTTACGCACGAAGCATCGCGTCCTTCCCGGGGGCAGGCCCCGCCCGGTGCGCGGCGCGCGCCTCGGCCCGGGCGGTGAGCCAGGTCAACAGCATGGTGCCGAGCGCCACCACCGTCAAGCCCGCCGCAGGCGAGGTGACGGCGCCCGCGAGCGTCAGGACGGCCACCACGGCGCCCGGGACCGCCAGGGCGCCGTAGAGCAGGGCCACGCCGGCGTGCGTCCACGTCGCCGCCGTCATGCGCTGGTAGAGGTGCGAGCGGTGCGCCGTCATCAGCGACTCGCCCCGGACGGCCCGCCGGACCAGCGTGATCGCCGTGTCCACGACGAACGGCCACACCGGCAGGAGCGCCACCCACACCGTCGCGCGGGGCTCGATCAGGAGCGGCAGCACCGCAAGGAGGTACCCGAGGAAGGCGCTCCCGACGTCGCCCATGAAGATCCCGGCCGGCGACCAGTTGTGGAGCAGGAACGCGCCGGTGGCCCCCGCCACCGCGACGGCGAGCACGGCCACGTCGGCCCGGCCCAGCCACCAGCCGGCGGCCGCCCACGCCGCGGAGGCGACGAGCGCCTGAAGGCCGGCGATGCCGTCGGTGCCGTCCATGAAGTTGAACGCGTTGATGAACCCGCCCACCCACAGGACCGAGACGGCGAGGGCCACGGCCGGCGCCGCGCCCGGACCGAGGGGCCAGGGCATCTCGAGGGGGCCCAGCAGGACGATGGTGACCCCGGCGGCTGCCATGTGGACGACCAGGCGGCCCACCGCCGACAGGCCGCGCAGGTCGTCCAGCAGGCTCACGAGCGCGACGGCGCTCCCGACCGACAGGACGACGAGCAGGGACGGCCGCTGGCTGCCCGTCCACCACACCCACGCGCCGGTCACGCCGACGACCGCCGCCAGCAGGCCGAGACCTCCGAGGCGCGGCGTCGGCTCGGCGTGCGAGCTGCGTTCGTTCGGGTGATCCAGGAGCCCACGTTCGTGCGCCGCCTCGCGGATCGCGCGGACCAGGATCCAGGCCGTGGCGGCGGCCGCGACGCCGAGGCCGGCGAGGGTGGACCAGCGGTCGGCCACCTACCGCCCCTCCCCTGGCAACGCCCCGTCGGCACGGAGGGCCTCCACCGTGCGGCGCCAGCCGGTGTCGAGGTCCACGGCGGGCCGGAAGCCGAGATCGCGCGACGCGCGGGCGGAGTCCACGACCGACGACTCGAAGTACTTCGCGATCGACGACACGGCGCCCGGCGGCCGCAGGCCCACCACGCGGCAGACGCCGGACGCCAGGCCCGCGACGGCGCGCACGGGCGCGGCGGGGAGCGCGAAGCGTGGCGCGGGCCGCCCGAGCGCCAGACACATGGCCTCGACGATCGCGCCCAGCGCGTGCGGGGTGCCGTCGGACACGTTGAACACCGCGGGGTCCACGGCGTCCCGGTCCACGGCCGCGGCGAAGGCGTCCGCCGCATCCGTCTCGTAAATCAGGCTCCGCCGGTTGTGTCCCGCGCCAATCGGCACGAATCGCCGTGCGGCCAGGGCGTGCAGCAGGCGCTGGTAGTTGCCCTTCACCCGCGGGCCGTAGACGGCGCTCAGGCGCAGCACCGTCGCCTGGAACACGCCGGGCTGGTGTGCCTCGAGGACGCGAGCCTCGGCGTCGAGCTTGGACGCCGCATACCAGGAGTCGGGAGCCGGCGGCGCCGACTCGTCCACGGCCACCGCGGTGGGGCCATAGACGGCGGTCGTCCCCGCGAACACGAAGCGCCGGACGCCGGATGCGCGCGCGGCCGCGACGAGGGCCGCGGTGCCGTCCACGTTCACGGCCTGGTAGCGAGGGCGAAGGGCGGGCGCGGGATTCACGATGTGCAGCAGGGCCGCCAGGTGCACCACGGCATCGGCGTCGTGGACGGCGCGGACGAGCGAGGCGGGGTCCGTGAGGTCGCCATCCACCCACTCGACAGCGGGATCCGCCTCGGCCCCGCGCCGGCGGACCAGCGCACGGACGATGCGCCCGCGGGCCCGCAGTGCCTCGATCACGGCCGGCCCGAGCGCGCCCGTCGCTCCGGTGACGAGCACGCGCTCAGGCCGCGCGGGCACGCGGCCGCCTCCGCG is from Vicinamibacterales bacterium and encodes:
- the pdxA gene encoding 4-hydroxythreonine-4-phosphate dehydrogenase PdxA, yielding MKPRVAITEGDPAGIGPEIAARAAADPRVLAVCDPVIYPARTETPVKVGEISPQAGRAAFDAIVRAVEDARHHVVHGIATAPVNKAAFAAAGLGWKGHTDLLAHLCGVSDVAMMFHSPKLRVVLATVHVALRDVPRLITRDLILSTLRLTAGELPYFGVTRVPRIAVAGLNPHAGEGGLMGTEEMEVIAPAVRDAQREGLDVTGPLPADTVFLRAARKEFDCVLACYHDQGLMPVKLLSFGASVNVTLGLPIVRTSPDHGTAFDIAGQGVADPGSMIQAVLLAAELATRMEAAT
- a CDS encoding glycosyltransferase family 4 protein, which gives rise to MADRWSTLAGLGVAAAATAWILVRAIREAAHERGLLDHPNERSSHAEPTPRLGGLGLLAAVVGVTGAWVWWTGSQRPSLLVVLSVGSAVALVSLLDDLRGLSAVGRLVVHMAAAGVTIVLLGPLEMPWPLGPGAAPAVALAVSVLWVGGFINAFNFMDGTDGIAGLQALVASAAWAAAGWWLGRADVAVLAVAVAGATGAFLLHNWSPAGIFMGDVGSAFLGYLLAVLPLLIEPRATVWVALLPVWPFVVDTAITLVRRAVRGESLMTAHRSHLYQRMTAATWTHAGVALLYGALAVPGAVVAVLTLAGAVTSPAAGLTVVALGTMLLTWLTARAEARAAHRAGPAPGKDAMLRA
- a CDS encoding DNA polymerase III subunit delta', whose translation is MPFRSILGHRHLTALLMRAVERGSVPATLLFAGPAGVGKWRVARALAEAVNCQAPAGGDACGECRSCGRIARDVHVDVLALVPDETGKIKVDVVRDALERCAFRPFEGLRRVVLVREADALMEQAQNALLKSLEEPPPATMFVLTSAAPDSLLRTVRSRTMRLTFGRLPAEDVERILVRDHEVPAAEAHRLAMLADGSVGAALALGSDSLAGTREAATDLLRAAGAPDMAGRLAIAKAVVGEKSREKSRQEVEAVLRVAASIVRDVSVLHAGSDRRLLANGDIADVLERLARLLPAPRARTAFATLDRGVAALERNAGTKLVVEWVAAEL
- a CDS encoding nucleoside-diphosphate sugar epimerase/dehydratase; translation: MRNRYVFVADLVAIALCVLGAFVLRLDWFFTGQPEYVAAFRYFLAAAFLVKPAVFYVFGLYRRFWRYAGTRDLSVVFLAVSAASTLLAVVVAQGVIGRFVPFFPRSVLAIDWLLTMACVAGIRLSIRVVGESLSRGAPASGPPAGETRKVLVAGAGDAGELVVREMQKNPQLGMRPIGYLDDQRQKRGKRIHGIPVLGALADLESIVHREGVDQVVIAMPTADGAVIRDVIDAGRRADVQVRSVPGVFELLDGGVAVNRLREVDIADLLRRRPIRAQSVAGLYLGGKTVLVTGAGGSIGSELCRQVTRAGASRLVLVGHGENSIFDAANRLRDLYPAAELHAVIADVRDAGRMDAVFSRFAPDVVFHAAAHKHVPLMESDPEEAVTNNVLGTQVVVDAAIRHGVDRFVLISTDKAVAPTSIMGASKRVAEAIVRRAAVRHRKAYVAVRFGNVLGSRGSVVPFFKSQIARGGPLTLTHPEMRRFFMTIPEAVYLVVKAGGLAAGGELFVLNMGEPVRIVDLAGDLIRLSGLTPGSIPIAYTGLRPGEKLEEVLWEADSETTPIGDGEVLRVVERASMADDAALDALLAGLTRAAAAGDGAAIHRILGRWLPTFVSGLGAAAGPDPAPVRIH
- a CDS encoding NAD-dependent epimerase/dehydratase family protein, translated to MPARPERVLVTGATGALGPAVIEALRARGRIVRALVRRRGAEADPAVEWVDGDLTDPASLVRAVHDADAVVHLAALLHIVNPAPALRPRYQAVNVDGTAALVAAARASGVRRFVFAGTTAVYGPTAVAVDESAPPAPDSWYAASKLDAEARVLEAHQPGVFQATVLRLSAVYGPRVKGNYQRLLHALAARRFVPIGAGHNRRSLIYETDAADAFAAAVDRDAVDPAVFNVSDGTPHALGAIVEAMCLALGRPAPRFALPAAPVRAVAGLASGVCRVVGLRPPGAVSSIAKYFESSVVDSARASRDLGFRPAVDLDTGWRRTVEALRADGALPGEGR